From the Salmo trutta chromosome 25, fSalTru1.1, whole genome shotgun sequence genome, the window CCAAACATACTcagggacagttgtgggatgcggtAGACCCCAAATTATACAACCACTTGcataaaaattttttttaaaagcattgaggctgatgcaacagatcagaacgttagcctaatagtttatcgacATTTTAAGCTATTTCTTCGCGTTGTAAGCGCAGCAATGCGGATaaggcagtaggctataggcaTGAATGTTCCAAGATTCAGTCAATTAGCAGGAAAACGCTGTTCTCATAAGTAaccgcaaatgtgattatgcatgtaatgcattattataaaggtgcatttttatggtgaaaattatcttccccaaacgtgAAACTTATGCACCGCCTATGTATGCCAGTAAGGCTCTTCACcggttgtaaagcggattaatatGCTTAATtttaagttatttggccactttagtcaaaacatataggcctatgggctaggctacatgaggtgtgcgacaaTGAAAAGTTGTGCACAAAAAAAAGGCGTGCTTTTTCTTTCCTTGCTGCACtcactgggcatcattcacaagtgataatacatcattcacaagtgataggctaacacccatcagactattcttaatttaatctggtctttacctatactaaataatatgtgtgaaataagTTTTGATtttgaatggaccattatcatgcactcAGGGGCATGGGGAAAATAAatgcatgtcatctatgcacttaaatggCGAATGGAGaacgcttttcccgtggttcattttcatgccagccaggtaggctatactcctgttgcaaagcaatgtgcttaatattaagaAAATTGATTAATAAATATTGTAGGCCAAGCCTATAGAAAGATGATAGGTCCTCCACTTTTTCAATAGATGctatcaaaactctgttttctcacacaattgcagagcctatagaaatgttgcgcaacatgagctcattggctctcatgaagtgttttgatttgaattttgaaaataatttgcattgatgtcagtgattagagggacaatagagtgctgagtaccaggcagttagcaagtttggtaggttactaatgaccatcagcagcatcagagcttggagaagcctagttaccgtgactaaacggtcacgtggaatttgactgtggtCATGACTCCTGACCGCCGATGTGGTGGTAATGCGTTCACAGTAACAGCCCTAGTGTCGGACGATAATTCAACCAATATTCAATAAATAGGATGAAAAAAGGCTATTTCATGCTTATCTGAACACTTGCACCATTCTCATGATGTCATTATTGCCACAATGTATGAAATCAGCATTCGAAGCATAGTTATAGGACAAATGCTCTTTTGGATGGCAATTCATGAGAATTCAGTGTGGAAAattacacatttatttatttcccgCTGTAAAACACTATATATGTCGGTATCAGTAACTTTTGTCTCCCAAGAATCGGACCCGATAAAACATATTGGTCGGGCTCTACTTTAATATGATTTTCAGGGCAGTTATGTTCCTAAATCACTGAGGGATGTACTGTCTGATTCCAATGAGTGATATCTTATTTTTTATCTTCATTTTCAAATCTTGTAGAGATGTTCattgttcacacacacagtcagtaccTCTGGCAAATTGCTAAACATCTAAATAACACAGGGGGATCGAAGGTTCAAGCCGTGCATTTTGAATGAGTTTCATTCACAGGGTCAATACACACACGACTGCTGTTGGCTGAGCAATTTCCACACTACTCTCAAATAGTTTCCATTTACAAGATGCAGACATGAACTCTACTTGACAAAAGAGCTCTTTATTTAAAATGATTGGGGCACATTTTTACGCACAATTCACTGATCGCTTGATGTTTTCTCTTGAATTCTCATCATACTGTACATAGCCTTGATGACTTGAATTTTGGATTTGGAATTTGGATATGTCAGTTGGTTGTGTAAGCCAGCCAAGCCTACTTTTATTGATCATATACTGTAACTCTTCATAAGCAGTACTGCTCTCGCTCCACAATCTTTAAAACTGGATGTCATAGCTCCCATGACTGTAAGTTGATCAACCATGTTGTATGACAGTAGAGTAAACCCTTTAACCCAGCTGATCCCACTTTGTAATCCAGCTCATCCGGACCCATTATCCAGCAGTGGAATGCAAGGATGGACCATCACTAGTGGCTTTAACTACTGACAGTCAGAAGGTTATGACACGCCAGACCTCCAACCATTTACACTTAGTTTAAATGTTTACATTCAGCCTTCGTCCCACTCTGCCTGTATGTGATGGGTTAATGTAGCTGCTGACTGACTCTTTATTTCCTCCTGAAGCAGCTAGACTGGTGAGGTGTCCCGGTCCCTACAGGCCACACCCTGTTGGAAGTCTAGGGACTCCACACGGAGAGGCTTAGAGATGTCTGTTTTTGCTGAAGCCTTACAGGGTGTGGACTGTGGagtctgtcttctcctcctgctgTCTGTAAAGCAGCCTGCTGCCTCTCTGAGGTGACCTTGTCtggcctactgtagtctaccctGACAGGCCATGTACTTtttaatatatactgaacaaaaatataaacgcaacatgtcaagtgttggtccagtgtttcatgagctgaaataaaacatcccagaaatgttccatacacacaaaaagcatatttctcacacattttgtgcacagttttgtttacatccctgttagtgagaatttctccttcgCTAAAATAATCCAAGAAGCTGatttttaaacagcatgatcattacaaaggtgcaccttgtgcgggggacagtaaaaggcagctctaaaatgtgcagttttgtcatacaacacaatgccacagaggtctcaagttttgagggagtatgcaattggcatgctgactgcaggaatatccaccagagcagttgccagagaattgaatggtcATTATCTACCTTAAGCTGCCTTCAGTGTTGTTTTAGAGAagttggcagtacgtccaaccagcctcaaccgcagaccacgtgtaatcacgccagcccaggactccacatctggcttcttcaccttttgggctcatctgagaccagccacccagacaactgatgaaactgtgggtttgcacaactaaaGAATTTCTGAACAAACTCTCAGAAACCggctcagggaagctcatctgcgtgcccgttgtcctcaccagggtcttgactccAGATCGGCGTTGTAATCGACTTCAGTGgggaaatgctcaccttcgatggccactggcacactggagaagtgtgctcttcacagattaatcccTGCTTCAACTTtatcgggcagatggcagacagcgtatggcgttgtgtggggtcgagcagtttgctgatgtcaatgttgtgaacagagtgccccatggggttatggtataggcaaggataagctacggacaacaaacaagtgcattttattgatggcaatttgaatgcacagagataccgtgatgagatcctgaaggCCATTGACGTGCCATTTATCCACCGCCatcccctcatgtttcagcatgatcatgcacagccccatgtcacaaggatctgtacacaattcctggaagctgaaaatgtcccagttttccattgcctgcatactcaccagacatgtcacccattgagcatgtttgcgaagatgttgcgctgcatgaggcaaaaccagatactgactggttttctgatccacaccccacttttttttttttttcttttcaaggtatctgtgaccaaccaatggtctgtattcccagtcatgtgaaatctatagattagggcctaacttatttatttaaattgactgagttACGTttatgaactaactcagtaaaatctttgaaattgttggatgttgcgtttatttttgttcaatgtagaaCATAATGTGGAAATGTATCCTTATAGTTTCCACTGCCTGAGAAGAGCTCTGGATTTAAAGTTTATTTTCATGTCTTTCATTAGTGGCTTCATCATTCCTGatacacaccaacatagaaaagcTTAAAATGACTCAGTGCAGCCCTAGAGAAAGTCCACAAACCATTTTAGGCTGTGTCATCCATCCTGTGAAGCTAGAAATGAAGCATTGGGTAAGCCAAATGGAATTAGTGACATGCCCTTctgtttccttccctctctctgttgatGTCTTATTGTGTGTCCTGGGCAACAGCGCTTTGGAGTTGTAGTGTTTTGGTTTATTTAGGCCAGTGTGAGAGAGCCCTAATGTGCCTGTTTAGTTTTCACAGACACCAGGCATGTGGATAATCTGATTTATGCCATATAGGCTAGTGTCCTGGGCTTGCCAGCCAGCTGTTAgatgtcatcacattaatgagGGTAACAGGAAATCAGCCCTAGTGCCCTTATTGGTCAGATGTAGGGGATGGATAAAAACAGATTTATATGGTTTGTTAGTGCAATTAtatataaaataaagaaaatgtaaaGAATTTATTTTGGTTTATTTGCTATTGAATTATAAACCACTTACCAACCTGGAATCTGTGTGACAATCAATTAACATTTATAAGCAATAAATATAATTTAACTGCGTCAGCAACCTCTCATCTCATATGGAAACGCGCATGGAACCAACCTGTATTTTGGCGTCTATAGAAGTGGCCTTTTAGAATCTAGGGACCACCACTACGTGGATCATACATGATAATGCATTCAAGCAGGACAGCAGCAAGTACTGTATGACCATGTACTGTAGATGGAAGGTTATCAGTTTGTCTCAATGTTCTGCTCTGGAGAGGTGAGTCATTGTAAACCAGTGTATGAAAAGCGTCACATTTGTGATATTTCTGCGTCTCCTCCCTTTAGTGAAGATTAGGATTACCATGTCCAGTCTCATTCTCCTCCTCCGAGGATTATGTATTGTGTGTCACGAGACCTCGTTTATAACTCCAGGCCCCTCTACCTGCTTTGTCAATGGCTGATTCTTATCAAAGTTATTCAATTGATGGAACATTTTAGTAGGACAGAATGCAAAATATTATCCACTGCGACTGTTTGTGCTACGCTTATTTGTAATGTTTCAATGTACAGCTTTACTTCAAACCCAGACATTATAGGGTTTGCAATCATTCTGCCATGTGACTACTACATCATtcagtttttgtatttattatagtccagcaaaatgaaggcagttgcTGCTGTACtaactctgttctctctctgtgtgtgtgtgtgtgtgtgtgtgtgtgtgtctgttagtggCCAGTGAGACTCCAGTGTCCAAGCCCACTCCTCTATATGGGCAGCCGTCGTGGTGGGGGGAGGATGATGCTGAACACGGTGAAGGACAGCGGCCAGACGAGGACCCTGCAGGTCTGGAACAAACACTTCTCTACTATTAGTATGCTATCAGTTCATTTGTTTCTCCGGATATGTGAGAGTGAGCATGTCACTCTCTGAAAGAGGCCTAGCACTTCAATATTGTTATTAGCTGTGCTAACTCAAAGGTTACAGCCATTGTATTTGATTAGAGTGGCAAGCATAATACTTTGTTATGCATCACACCAAAGGTTTTCAATACATACATTGAGAGATTGATGGTGTTTAGCTCTGTAGTGCCTACTGGTGACCAGGAGTTGCCAGTGTCACACTGAGCCAGGTTGGTCCAGGGCCATCCCAGGCCACCGGGCAGTGCCTCGTGATGGATTACCCCTGTAAGACCAGGggacagggtggaggagagaggagggagggtgacTGTTAGCCTCATGCTGCCCAGCCTGGCTGGAACAGATTACCACTCTCCTTTGGACTCCAAGCTCCCACAGTGACATTTCCTCATGCCCAGCTGGCCTGGCACCCATTGATTGgctgatgtttttgtttgtttacttagTCAAGCCACCTTTATTATTTGTGGCTGCAGATTTATCGGGAATACTTGGCAGACTGAGTTTTTATGGGATTTGTTTTCCTTTGAATATTGAATATTTCATTTGAGTAGTGTCTGTGATTCCTTCCCTTACCCACCTCATACTGCATGTCCTTTGTGCCTGTAGTTTacagtagggctgggaattgccagggacctcataaTGCGTtattatcatgatacttaggtgccgtTATGATATGTACTGCGTTTCTCATGATTCTCACAATTCTGTGTATTGAGATTTgatattgcgatttgatgttccaaaaaTATTGCTCACTATGCCTGCttcagagagacgagagagcatgATAAAACTggttttgatcagtcagggaaataaaagtgTGAGTTTTGGCGCCCACGAGCGCTAGCTAACGCTAATGATATCAAATATATCGATATAATATCGTTCAAAATAATATTGAGATATGTAACTTTATCGATTTCCCCACCCCCCAAAATCACTAGTTTACAGTATTGGTCTATATAGTATTGATCTATATTGTCCCCTGTGTCTGCCCCTACAGAGAATACTAAAGAGAGCTACAGACAGGTCAATGGCTCCCTGTCAGACAGCCAGGCCAGGTCAATCTACTCGCACCACAGGGAGCCCAGCTACTTTGAGATCCCCACCAAGGAGTTCCAGCAGCGGGAGCTCCTGGAGGTTCCCACTAAGGACACTGACCCCCCTGCTGTCCCTGTTCTCCCCCCAGCCCCCACCTCCACACCCCCTGTGGTGCAGAGCCACGCCTCCTTCACCATCGAGTTTGATGAATGCATGCCGGGCAAAATCAAGATCAAAGACCATGTGACCAAGTTCTCCTTCCACCAGCAACGCAAGCTCCTGAGTAAGGAGGCGGTCACCGCACCCACTGAGGTGATGTCAGCAGAGAGCAAGGTGGCTGATTGGCTGGACCAAAGCGACGTGCGCATGATGCAGAGGTGGTCTCGGACAGAGGACATTTTAAGCACCAACAGTGACCTGCCCGTCTACAACAAGGCTTCCACAGGTGAGTGACTCAATGATTTATACACTGAATCCACTGTTACTATCCACTGTTACTGTCAGAGCTTTCAAGCTAACACGTTTCTGTATTTATTGTCAGGCCATCACCATGAGGATGGGAATCGGGGCAACTCTGAGGATTCTGTTGTGAACGGGAAGCAGGTTATCCAGTCAAAGCCACCGATGGGGCCTCTCTCAACCCATCTGTGGCCCCCTAGACCCTTCACACCCCCTGACTCAGAGGAGCTTCTGTCCAGCTCCCCTCCAGAGACTCACTCCCCTCCTCAGAGCCAGGGCAAAGCAGACCCCCAGCAGGCCTTCGTCATCGAGTTCTTTGATGGCAATCCACGCAAGAAGCGTTCACAGACCTTCACCAACAACACAGTCCAACCCGACAGCCCGGCCCTTAGGAACAAGCTGGAGAAGAAGTTGGGCCCCAGCACCCCCACCCAGCAGTATACCATACCCCTGAAGGGCCCGGGCTCTGGAGGCCCCCAGAAGGCCGGCTCCCTGAGGCGGGAGAAGACGGAGGATCGGATCAATACTAGCTTCTCTTCCCAATCCTCCTCCATACAGCCCAGGCCCTTTAGAAGTGTGGGCCGCAGGTCCAAACTGGCCCAGGACTTCACTGCTGAGTTCCTGAGGGAGTCCAGACAGGAGACTAGACCGAGCATGAACACAACCTGGGAGAGGAAGACTTCACCTGTGTCTCCTACCATCAGTCCACCACCAACAGAAATGGCAGCAGTGCCCAACTCCCATCATACCTCACCAAGCCCCCCTCAGCCCCTTGTCCCATATCTGACTCAGACCTCCACCGTCAACCAGCCTGTGTCCCTGAAAGCCCCTCTAATATCCCTGGTCAACCACACCCTGGAGGCCGCACGGACCCTGGAGGCCGCACGGACCCTGGAGGCCGCACGGACCCTGGAGGCCGCACGGACCCTGGAGGCCGCACGGACCCTGGAGGCCGCACGGACCCTGGAGATTGGAAGCCCCAGAAGCTTGGGGAATGAGGAGGATGATGCCTTGAGTGAAGCAGGCACTTACACCATCGAGACAGAGGTCCAGGATGAAGAGGTGGTGGAGGCACGCAGCAAGATAGACCAGGCAAGTCTCTTCGCCTTACTCTCTGTAACAGTCTTATCTCTCCAAGTTTGTTTTAATATCACACCTTGTCATGCCATGAGCTTCAGCCTGAGAACCTGCCTTGTCAAGTATCCGACAGCCATGCTATCTAACAAAAGCCACCATGGGTGTCACACAGGAGCGTAGAGGACTTGGCAGCCTCCAGCCCTGGAGCGACAGTATTCACACATCATGCTTTGTTTCTGAcaggtgtttggggttgttgAGGGGCCAGAGCAGCCCAGCCACACTGCAGCAGCAGCATATAAGCCTGTTAAGGCTCAGGACAGGGAGGAGCTTAGGGAGAGTTGCTCTGTGGATCTAAGGCCAGCTCCAGGGCAGGGACAGAATCAGCTGCAGGTAAACCCCCAGCCGGCCTCAGTGTGGTGACAGATTCCCAGAGCTAACTCAATCAAACAAACAATCAATCTGTCTGTCAATTAATTCATCTACTGGGTCAATAAACTGGGAAGCACAACTCTGCATGTTTTGGTCTCTTGATTCTCCATGGTTTCTCCTTATCTCCCTCGCGGATATTGTGTAGTCTTTTTTGGTTTCTGGGGGTGTTGGTGTTGTAGTTCTTTACTTCCTGCTGGGTTTGGATGTGACCAACTGGTTTTCTCTTGTGGTGTCCTTGGTTTCTATCTGAGGAATAGGAATGGCTTTGTGGAGGTTGGCATGTTTTTGCTGTCATAGGATATTTTTTAATATCTGAAAATGGCACTAACATCCCAAGCTGTAAATGTGTCTATTCCCTAATAGATTTTTCAATCGTAAATTATAATTTCTTGAACGGGATTGtgttatttttctttgtattgtAAGCGATATTGTGTTTACTGACTGCTGTCGTGACATGAATAACTAGAGTGATCCTTCATGCAGGTGTCTGGTGGCTCTAAGTGGGTGTCTCGCTGGGCCAGCCTGGCAGACAGCTACACAGACTCTGGCCCCGCCTCAGGCCTCTTCGACATCCCCTCACAGATTGAGCTGTCAGGAGGAGGTAAGACACCTGATGGGAATTTGCACAAAATTTGAAATGATAATGAGTTATAGTCCTGATTATCAACTTCATAAAAAATGCATCCTTCTGTTTCCATTCAGTTGGTGGGAGGACCGGCTATCAGGCGATGCTCAGTCGCAACGTCAAAAGTGTGGAATCAGAAGGCCAGAGTTCCAGAACACGGCGGATTCTGCCTCAGGCACCGTTGGCGGAGAAGGAGACTCCAACTCCCAGCATTCTAGTCCATCAGGACACTTACTCTACCTATGATGTCAGCGAGAAGAGCTCCAGAGCCCTCTGTCCACAGGAGGGCCTGCACAACCTGTCTGTACAGGACGACCTAGACCCAGACAGCCTGAGTGATGCCAGTAAGTCAGACGACGGCTCCATTGTAGACCAGAGGACGACGCCCACACCAGATATGACAGACAAGAGTTCATCTCAgagcagagaagaggagaggcccAGACTCCCACCCAAGTCTACATCATTCTACATCGACTCTGAGGAGCGGGGTTCCAGACCCAATACGCCCAGGACTGAGAGAAAACTACCACCTCCTCCTAATACGCCACAGTTCTCCACAGCCACCCTGACCAAACAACGGGGTGGACAGGACTCACAGAAGACTGTGAAGCACAACTCGTCAGCTCCCAAGCTGGACTACCAGGGTAGAGTCAGCCCTCAGCCGAAGGATATCTCAGTGTCTCTGGTCAGGCAGGAGAGCTTCACTAAGGACCAGCCAAGTGATGCTACACAGGTCACCAGACTCCCCCACATCTCCAGCCAGCCTGCTCTGAATGACCCAGACCCTGCTGAGGTGTTCCAGGGTATCTGCAGCCAGGACACCCACTCCTACCTCAAGGAGACTGAGGATGCTCTGGCTGCCCTGGAGGCCAAGCTCCAGGCCCAGAATGATGTAGTTCCCTGCCCCGTAGATGACGCTCTGTCTGGGGAGTCTGACATAGACTCAGCCAGCACTGCCAGCCAGCGCAGCAACCAAACTGCCCCCAAGACCAGATCCAAGAAGCCCTCTATCACCTGTGGCCTTCAGAGGGAGAGGTCCTCTGCCAGCTCCTTCACCCAAGAGCCCAGTCGCCTGCCGTCAGCCCATGATCGCCTGTCAGAAAAGCAGCGGTCTAAGGGAGAAGATAGCAGCAATAAGCCTgaaccaggcaggaggctggggaTGAGACGCAGTGTGGGCAAACATGGCTCCATGGACCTTAGCGATGACTCCCAAAGCTCCAGCTTACCCTACTGGCCTGataccatctcctcagaccaggagGGCTACCGGCCCAGTGCACGCAAGAAGTACGCCGCCCCCCTGCAGAAGGAGTCTTCTAAGTCCTCCAAAGTGTCCCAGGCCCTGAGCCGCTCCAACAGCATGAATGCCCCAAGGCCTACTAGAGCCTCCATGCTTCGTCGGGCTCGCCTGGGCGAGGCGTCTGACAACGAGGGCACAGAGACGGACAGGATCTCCCAGGAGGTCAGTGGGACCACC encodes:
- the LOC115162387 gene encoding centrosomal protein of 170 kDa protein B isoform X6 codes for the protein MSVTSWFLVSSSGTRHRLPPEMIFVGREECELMLQSRSVDKQHAVVNYDPATDEHMVKDLGSLNGTFVNDLRIPDQTYITLKLSDVIRFGYDSHVYILERSQHKVPEEALKHEKYTSQLQMSMKALEARKREKERQRAEERTRDSFRSKQEKGEGKAALAAVASETPVSKPTPLYGQPSWWGEDDAEHGEGQRPDEDPAAPTSTPPVVQSHASFTIEFDECMPGKIKIKDHVTKFSFHQQRKLLSKEAVTAPTEVMSAESKVADWLDQSDVRMMQRWSRTEDILSTNSDLPVYNKASTGHHHEDGNRGNSEDSVVNGKQVIQSKPPMGPLSTHLWPPRPFTPPDSEELLSSSPPETHSPPQSQGKADPQQAFVIEFFDGNPRKKRSQTFTNNTVQPDSPALRNKLEKKLGPSTPTQQYTIPLKGPGSGGPQKAGSLRREKTEDRINTSFSSQSSSIQPRPFRSVGRRSKLAQDFTAEFLRESRQETRPSMNTTWERKTSPVSPTISPPPTEMAAVPNSHHTSPSPPQPLVPYLTQTSTVNQPVSLKAPLISLVNHTLEAARTLEAARTLEAARTLEAARTLEAARTLEAARTLEIGSPRSLGNEEDDALSEAGTYTIETEVQDEEVVEARSKIDQVFGVVEGPEQPSHTAAAAYKPVKAQDREELRESCSVDLRPAPGQGQNQLQVSGGSKWVSRWASLADSYTDSGPASGLFDIPSQIELSGGVGGRTGYQAMLSRNVKSVESEGQSSRTRRILPQAPLAEKETPTPSILVHQDTYSTYDVSEKSSRALCPQEGLHNLSVQDDLDPDSLSDASKSDDGSIVDQRTTPTPDMTDKSSSQSREEERPRLPPKSTSFYIDSEERGSRPNTPRTERKLPPPPNTPQFSTATLTKQRGGQDSQKTVKHNSSAPKLDYQGRVSPQPKDISVSLVRQESFTKDQPSDATQVTRLPHISSQPALNDPDPAEVFQGICSQDTHSYLKETEDALAALEAKLQAQNDVVPCPVDDALSGESDIDSASTASQRSNQTAPKTRSKKPSITCGLQRERSSASSFTQEPSRLPSAHDRLSEKQRSKGEDSSNKPEPGRRLGMRRSVGKHGSMDLSDDSQSSSLPYWPDTISSDQEGYRPSARKKYAAPLQKESSKSSKVSQALSRSNSMNAPRPTRASMLRRARLGEASDNEGTETDRISQEVSGTTKASQDSKKQLSRLDMLALPRKRTSSFTTPSDTESSAPRTGFSNRSTESNSGSGRKASVSGPSSKPVLGRASGAPCKPITRGRSSSAKYTSSTASSRRRQKGSDYTSTSEEEYDSGNQVTPKHKRSQTPSASCSQPLIPPRPKPRSRDSDQESHEGDAYQNWSSHSAEIAKLSQDLAKDLAILAREIHDVAGDTDPQSSSGVEANTPASTMSTQDELVHPIPEAGVNYQRAPPGSPAAGDPDQTMVNEQEHNSKHRQWNQEEVVVDDLMLNPVSQISLAIRENTEQLAEKIKVLFHNKQDVWEEIEAKINAENDIPVQKGSNKEITSILKELRRVQRQLEVINTIIEPSGNLEPAKTSTPISPSSASVRPSRAPSRDWRSLGSQRGEGGVSSSSSRSSESVRRSAMASEAESYVV
- the LOC115162387 gene encoding centrosomal protein of 170 kDa protein B isoform X1, translating into MSVTSWFLVSSSGTRHRLPPEMIFVGREECELMLQSRSVDKQHAVVNYDPATDEHMVKDLGSLNGTFVNDLRIPDQTYITLKLSDVIRFGYDSHVYILERSQHKVPEEALKHEKYTSQLQMSMKALEARKREKERQRAEERTRDSFRSKQEKGEGKAALAAVASETPVSKPTPLYGQPSWWGEDDAEHGEGQRPDEDPAENTKESYRQVNGSLSDSQARSIYSHHREPSYFEIPTKEFQQRELLEVPTKDTDPPAVPVLPPAPTSTPPVVQSHASFTIEFDECMPGKIKIKDHVTKFSFHQQRKLLSKEAVTAPTEVMSAESKVADWLDQSDVRMMQRWSRTEDILSTNSDLPVYNKASTGHHHEDGNRGNSEDSVVNGKQVIQSKPPMGPLSTHLWPPRPFTPPDSEELLSSSPPETHSPPQSQGKADPQQAFVIEFFDGNPRKKRSQTFTNNTVQPDSPALRNKLEKKLGPSTPTQQYTIPLKGPGSGGPQKAGSLRREKTEDRINTSFSSQSSSIQPRPFRSVGRRSKLAQDFTAEFLRESRQETRPSMNTTWERKTSPVSPTISPPPTEMAAVPNSHHTSPSPPQPLVPYLTQTSTVNQPVSLKAPLISLVNHTLEAARTLEAARTLEAARTLEAARTLEAARTLEAARTLEIGSPRSLGNEEDDALSEAGTYTIETEVQDEEVVEARSKIDQVFGVVEGPEQPSHTAAAAYKPVKAQDREELRESCSVDLRPAPGQGQNQLQVSGGSKWVSRWASLADSYTDSGPASGLFDIPSQIELSGGVGGRTGYQAMLSRNVKSVESEGQSSRTRRILPQAPLAEKETPTPSILVHQDTYSTYDVSEKSSRALCPQEGLHNLSVQDDLDPDSLSDASKSDDGSIVDQRTTPTPDMTDKSSSQSREEERPRLPPKSTSFYIDSEERGSRPNTPRTERKLPPPPNTPQFSTATLTKQRGGQDSQKTVKHNSSAPKLDYQGRVSPQPKDISVSLVRQESFTKDQPSDATQVTRLPHISSQPALNDPDPAEVFQGICSQDTHSYLKETEDALAALEAKLQAQNDVVPCPVDDALSGESDIDSASTASQRSNQTAPKTRSKKPSITCGLQRERSSASSFTQEPSRLPSAHDRLSEKQRSKGEDSSNKPEPGRRLGMRRSVGKHGSMDLSDDSQSSSLPYWPDTISSDQEGYRPSARKKYAAPLQKESSKSSKVSQALSRSNSMNAPRPTRASMLRRARLGEASDNEGTETDRISQEVSGTTKASQDSKKQLSRLDMLALPRKRTSSFTTPSDTESSAPRTGFSNRSTESNSGSGRKASVSGPSSKPVLGRASGAPCKPITRGRSSSAKYTSSTASSRRRQKGSDYTSTSEEEYDSGNQVTPKHKRSQTPSASCSQPLIPPRPKPRSRDSDQESHEGDAYQNWSSHSAEIAKLSQDLAKDLAILAREIHDVAGDTDPQSSSGVEANTPASTMSTQDELVHPIPEAGVNYQRAPPGSPAAGDPDQTMVNEQEHNSKHRQWNQEEVVVDDLMLNPVSQISLAIRENTEQLAEKIKVLFHNKQDVWEEIEAKINAENDIPVQKGSNKEITSILKELRRVQRQLEVINTIIEPSGNLEPAKTSTPISPSSASVRPSRAPSRDWRSLGSQRGEGGVSSSSSRSSESVRRSAMASEAESYVV
- the LOC115162387 gene encoding centrosomal protein of 170 kDa protein B isoform X4, with amino-acid sequence MSVTSWFLVSSSGTRHRLPPEMIFVGREECELMLQSRSVDKQHAVVNYDPATDEHMVKDLGSLNGTFVNDLRIPDQTYITLKLSDVIRFGYDSHVYILERSQHKVPEEALKHEKYTSQLQMSMKALEARKREKERQRAEERTRDSFRSKQEKGEGKAALAAVASETPVSKPTPLYGQPSWWGEDDAEHGEGQRPDEDPAENTKESYRQVNGSLSDSQARSIYSHHREPSYFEIPTKEFQQRELLEVPTKDTDPPAVPVLPPAPTSTPPVVQSHASFTIEFDECMPGKIKIKDHVTKFSFHQQRKLLSKEAVTAPTEVMSAESKVADWLDQSDVRMMQRWSRTEDILSTNSDLPVYNKASTGHHHEDGNRGNSEDSVVNGKQVIQSKPPMGPLSTHLWPPRPFTPPDSEELLSSSPPETHSPPQSQGKADPQQAFVIEFFDGNPRKKRSQTFTNNTVQPDSPALRNKLEKKLGPSTPTQQYTIPLKGPGSGGPQKAGSLRREKTEDRINTSFSSQSSSIQPRPFRSVGRRSKLAQDFTAEFLRESRQETRPSMNTTWERKTSPVSPTISPPPTEMAAVPNSHHTSPSPPQPLVPYLTQTSTVNQPVSLKAPLISLVNHTLEAARTLEAARTLEAARTLEIGSPRSLGNEEDDALSEAGTYTIETEVQDEEVVEARSKIDQVFGVVEGPEQPSHTAAAAYKPVKAQDREELRESCSVDLRPAPGQGQNQLQVSGGSKWVSRWASLADSYTDSGPASGLFDIPSQIELSGGVGGRTGYQAMLSRNVKSVESEGQSSRTRRILPQAPLAEKETPTPSILVHQDTYSTYDVSEKSSRALCPQEGLHNLSVQDDLDPDSLSDASKSDDGSIVDQRTTPTPDMTDKSSSQSREEERPRLPPKSTSFYIDSEERGSRPNTPRTERKLPPPPNTPQFSTATLTKQRGGQDSQKTVKHNSSAPKLDYQGRVSPQPKDISVSLVRQESFTKDQPSDATQVTRLPHISSQPALNDPDPAEVFQGICSQDTHSYLKETEDALAALEAKLQAQNDVVPCPVDDALSGESDIDSASTASQRSNQTAPKTRSKKPSITCGLQRERSSASSFTQEPSRLPSAHDRLSEKQRSKGEDSSNKPEPGRRLGMRRSVGKHGSMDLSDDSQSSSLPYWPDTISSDQEGYRPSARKKYAAPLQKESSKSSKVSQALSRSNSMNAPRPTRASMLRRARLGEASDNEGTETDRISQEVSGTTKASQDSKKQLSRLDMLALPRKRTSSFTTPSDTESSAPRTGFSNRSTESNSGSGRKASVSGPSSKPVLGRASGAPCKPITRGRSSSAKYTSSTASSRRRQKGSDYTSTSEEEYDSGNQVTPKHKRSQTPSASCSQPLIPPRPKPRSRDSDQESHEGDAYQNWSSHSAEIAKLSQDLAKDLAILAREIHDVAGDTDPQSSSGVEANTPASTMSTQDELVHPIPEAGVNYQRAPPGSPAAGDPDQTMVNEQEHNSKHRQWNQEEVVVDDLMLNPVSQISLAIRENTEQLAEKIKVLFHNKQDVWEEIEAKINAENDIPVQKGSNKEITSILKELRRVQRQLEVINTIIEPSGNLEPAKTSTPISPSSASVRPSRAPSRDWRSLGSQRGEGGVSSSSSRSSESVRRSAMASEAESYVV